A single Novosphingobium sp. SL115 DNA region contains:
- a CDS encoding aromatic ring-hydroxylating oxygenase subunit alpha: protein MTVEEKLSRYSPEFDVAVRGDTITADRYITREWMELENKHLWPKVWHLGGVMADLEEEGDFIRHNFGKESVVMVRQEDGSIKAFYNTCPHRGNRLVLGDAGSSPRLTCGYHGWQFDPDGTLVHVQDPDDFAGGNPCGKVKLSELRCETWGPFVFWCMDDDVAPLHEWLWPFTERLAGYKLDNWVRVLNVSADCDFNWKIIRDNFNESYHLPTIHPELATFINDGLPTTLFEMYENGHNSMWMIGHQATSRKDYVSGDVPPGLYEAAEAWGIDPKEYRGRTADIREAVIKAKRERGAEAGYDYSAMTDQQLVDYFHCTLFPNLTLTMSPEQCQILRTEPHPTDPEKCVFQHWCLYPPNAKMKEIATPVGNAPFKHDAIQRHSVYGDGVSVGYVADQDLSIGTTQQQGLNSRGFKGCILPGQEKRVQRFHEKLNDMVQGKS, encoded by the coding sequence ATGACCGTCGAAGAAAAGCTGTCACGCTATTCCCCGGAATTCGATGTTGCCGTGCGCGGCGACACCATCACCGCTGACCGCTATATCACGCGCGAATGGATGGAGCTTGAGAACAAGCACCTCTGGCCCAAGGTGTGGCATCTGGGCGGCGTGATGGCAGACCTTGAAGAAGAAGGCGATTTCATCCGCCACAACTTCGGCAAGGAATCGGTCGTCATGGTCCGTCAGGAAGACGGGTCGATCAAGGCATTCTACAACACCTGCCCCCATCGCGGGAACCGTCTGGTTCTGGGCGATGCCGGTTCAAGCCCGCGCCTTACCTGCGGCTATCATGGCTGGCAGTTCGATCCCGACGGCACGCTGGTTCATGTGCAAGATCCGGATGACTTCGCCGGTGGTAACCCCTGCGGCAAGGTAAAGCTGTCCGAACTGCGCTGCGAAACCTGGGGGCCGTTCGTGTTCTGGTGCATGGACGATGATGTCGCCCCGCTGCACGAATGGCTGTGGCCCTTCACCGAACGCCTTGCCGGCTACAAGCTGGACAACTGGGTGCGCGTGCTGAACGTGTCGGCGGATTGCGACTTCAACTGGAAGATCATCCGCGACAATTTCAACGAAAGCTACCACCTGCCCACCATCCACCCGGAGCTGGCCACTTTCATCAACGACGGGCTGCCCACCACCCTGTTCGAAATGTATGAAAACGGCCACAATTCCATGTGGATGATTGGCCATCAGGCCACTAGCCGCAAGGATTACGTCAGCGGTGATGTGCCGCCGGGCCTTTATGAAGCGGCCGAGGCATGGGGCATCGATCCCAAGGAATATCGCGGTCGCACCGCCGATATCCGCGAAGCCGTCATCAAGGCCAAGCGCGAACGCGGCGCGGAGGCCGGTTACGATTATAGCGCGATGACCGACCAGCAACTTGTGGACTATTTCCACTGCACGCTGTTCCCCAACCTCACACTCACCATGTCGCCTGAACAGTGCCAGATCCTGCGCACCGAGCCGCACCCGACCGACCCCGAAAAGTGCGTGTTCCAGCACTGGTGCCTTTATCCGCCAAACGCCAAGATGAAGGAAATCGCCACGCCGGTCGGCAACGCGCCGTTCAAACATGACGCGATCCAGCGCCATTCGGTTTATGGCGACGGGGTTTCGGTCGGCTATGTCGCGGATCAGGATCTGTCCATCGG
- a CDS encoding cytochrome P450, translating into MDQTLDAVLPANVPADRVVDIDIYMPPGIAEHGFHKAWSDLCANNPAVVWTPRNEGHWIALGGQALQDVQSDAQRFSSRVIVLPKSVGELHGLIPTTIDPPEHRPYRKLLNDNLNPAAIRGLTERIRATAVELIESFASRGHCNFTTEFAEQFPIRVFMQLVDIDASEAPKIRHWAECMTRPGMDMTFEQARAAFFAYVGPLVDERSTNPGDDMLSAMLTADFAGRRLTRDEAVSLSTQVLIAGLDTVVNVLGFIIRELADNPTLRADLKARGPDVTPVVNELFRRFGLVSIAREVRHDIEFHGVHLKAGDMIAIPTQVHGLDSRINPDPLAIDPARTRARHSTFGSGPHMCPGQELARKEVAITLEEWLRRIPDFRLAPTSDLSPVPGIVGALRRVELEWSN; encoded by the coding sequence ATGGACCAGACGCTTGATGCCGTTCTTCCGGCAAACGTCCCGGCGGACCGGGTTGTCGATATCGATATCTACATGCCGCCCGGCATTGCCGAACACGGCTTTCACAAAGCGTGGAGCGACCTTTGCGCCAATAATCCCGCCGTGGTGTGGACCCCGCGCAATGAAGGCCACTGGATCGCGCTGGGCGGACAGGCGCTTCAGGATGTGCAGTCCGATGCCCAGCGCTTTTCATCGCGCGTCATCGTGCTGCCCAAATCGGTGGGCGAACTGCACGGGCTGATCCCCACCACCATCGATCCGCCCGAACACCGTCCCTATCGCAAGTTGTTGAACGACAATCTGAATCCTGCCGCGATCCGGGGCCTGACCGAACGTATCCGCGCCACGGCGGTGGAACTGATCGAAAGCTTTGCAAGTCGCGGCCACTGCAATTTCACCACCGAATTTGCCGAACAGTTCCCGATCCGCGTGTTCATGCAACTGGTGGATATTGACGCATCCGAAGCGCCCAAGATCCGCCACTGGGCCGAATGCATGACGCGCCCCGGCATGGACATGACATTCGAACAGGCCCGCGCCGCGTTCTTTGCCTATGTCGGCCCGCTGGTGGATGAACGCAGCACCAATCCCGGTGACGACATGCTCAGCGCCATGCTGACCGCCGATTTCGCGGGACGCCGCCTGACTCGCGACGAAGCGGTGTCGCTGTCCACGCAAGTCCTCATCGCCGGGCTGGATACCGTGGTCAACGTGCTGGGCTTCATCATCCGCGAACTGGCCGATAACCCGACCCTGCGCGCCGATCTGAAAGCGCGGGGGCCAGACGTAACCCCGGTCGTCAACGAACTGTTCCGCCGCTTCGGCCTTGTCTCCATCGCCCGCGAAGTGCGCCATGACATTGAATTTCATGGCGTTCATCTGAAAGCAGGCGACATGATCGCCATCCCCACACAGGTTCACGGGCTGGACTCGCGCATCAATCCCGATCCCTTGGCGATTGATCCTGCCCGCACCCGCGCGCGCCATTCCACTTTCGGCAGCGGCCCGCATATGTGTCCGGGGCAGGAACTGGCGCGCAAGGAAGTGGCGATCACGCTGGAAGAATGGCTGCGCCGCATCCCCGATTTCCGCCTTGCCCCCACCAGCGATCTGTCGCCCGTGCCCGGAATCGTTGGCGCGCTGCGCCGCGTGGAACTCGAATGGAGCAACTAG
- a CDS encoding ThuA domain-containing protein yields the protein MPIIRHRAPLQCLVAVRGHPFDRTAFDAVFQAMDGISATMVDQPAAARLMNPDGMRGFDVLVLYDMPGLDFEAPENAPLYLEPDDSLKAGFRALLEQGTGVVALHHALAGWPTWAEYHEWLGGQFLYHPGEVRGQAVADSGYAHDVTHDIAVTPGHPVTAGLPATFTLTDELYLGQVFEDDVTPLLRSSAAFDRDHFWSADLAVKGQMHCRDGWDHPAGSNLIGWAKQTLNSRLVYLQPGDGPSAYDSPHYRQLVENAIRWVAPQ from the coding sequence ATGCCGATTATCCGCCACCGCGCGCCGCTGCAATGCCTTGTCGCCGTGCGCGGCCACCCGTTTGATCGCACCGCCTTTGACGCCGTGTTTCAGGCGATGGACGGCATCAGCGCCACCATGGTCGATCAGCCCGCCGCCGCCCGCCTGATGAACCCTGACGGGATGCGCGGGTTCGATGTGCTGGTGCTGTATGACATGCCGGGGCTGGACTTCGAAGCCCCTGAAAACGCCCCGCTTTACCTTGAACCCGACGATAGCCTGAAAGCGGGCTTTCGCGCGCTACTGGAACAGGGGACCGGCGTGGTCGCGCTGCACCATGCGCTGGCAGGATGGCCGACATGGGCGGAATATCACGAATGGCTGGGCGGGCAGTTCCTGTATCATCCCGGCGAGGTGCGCGGGCAGGCAGTGGCCGACAGCGGCTATGCCCATGATGTCACGCACGACATTGCCGTCACGCCCGGCCACCCGGTTACCGCCGGTCTGCCCGCCACCTTTACCCTGACTGACGAGCTGTATCTGGGGCAAGTGTTCGAAGATGACGTGACGCCCCTGCTGCGGTCATCCGCCGCGTTTGATCGGGACCATTTCTGGTCGGCGGACCTTGCCGTGAAAGGGCAGATGCACTGCCGCGATGGCTGGGACCATCCGGCAGGATCGAACCTGATCGGTTGGGCCAAGCAGACGCTGAACAGCCGCCTTGTCTATCTGCAACCGGGCGACGGCCCATCGGCCTACGACAGCCCGCATTATCGCCAACTGGTGGAAAACGCCATCCGCTGGGTCGCTCCGCAGTAG
- a CDS encoding NADP-dependent oxidoreductase, which translates to MTTNQFWQLDNHPQGNDFASALSMQTEDLAPLGDGEVRVKVGWLSMDAGTRMWMSPRTDGYQPPLPLGSKMVGLVLGRVTESRDPAYPVDALVRGFGQWAQYATMTPALTGLEVVDDGVADVRHHFGALGMNAWTAYVGVKEVAAIKPGEWLVVSAAAGATGSMACQVGRNLGAKVIGIAGGPEKCRYLREELGVDIAIDYKADDVAARLAQVEGGVHAYFDNVGGPLLDAVLPNMAHYGRVAVCGMVAAYDNDAPLPGPARFDQVLMRRLRIEGFFIPDFLHRGAEFLPTLRRWVDSGTLSVNLDETQGLNNVLIAYNRMLSGKAVGKVIVKVAP; encoded by the coding sequence ATGACCACCAACCAGTTCTGGCAGCTCGACAATCATCCGCAAGGCAACGATTTTGCCAGTGCCCTGTCAATGCAGACCGAAGATCTTGCACCGCTTGGCGATGGCGAAGTGCGGGTAAAGGTGGGCTGGCTGTCGATGGATGCAGGCACCCGCATGTGGATGAGCCCGCGTACCGATGGCTATCAGCCGCCGCTGCCGCTGGGGTCAAAAATGGTCGGGCTGGTGCTGGGCCGCGTGACCGAAAGCCGTGATCCTGCCTATCCTGTGGACGCGCTGGTGCGCGGCTTTGGCCAGTGGGCGCAATATGCCACGATGACGCCCGCGCTGACCGGGCTGGAAGTGGTGGACGACGGCGTGGCCGATGTGCGCCACCACTTTGGCGCACTGGGCATGAATGCGTGGACCGCTTATGTCGGGGTCAAGGAAGTGGCCGCGATCAAGCCCGGCGAATGGCTGGTGGTCTCCGCCGCCGCTGGAGCCACAGGCAGCATGGCCTGTCAGGTCGGACGCAACCTTGGCGCCAAGGTCATCGGCATAGCGGGCGGGCCAGAAAAGTGCCGCTACTTGCGCGAAGAACTCGGCGTCGACATCGCCATCGACTACAAGGCCGACGATGTGGCCGCGCGGCTTGCCCAGGTGGAAGGCGGGGTTCACGCCTATTTCGACAATGTCGGCGGCCCGCTGCTGGATGCGGTTCTGCCCAACATGGCGCATTATGGCCGGGTAGCCGTGTGCGGCATGGTTGCCGCTTATGATAACGACGCCCCCCTGCCCGGCCCTGCACGGTTCGATCAGGTGCTGATGCGCCGCTTGCGCATTGAAGGCTTCTTCATCCCCGATTTCCTGCATCGCGGGGCGGAATTCCTGCCCACCTTGCGCCGATGGGTCGATTCCGGAACGCTGAGCGTCAACCTTGATGAAACGCAGGGGCTGAACAACGTGCTGATAGCCTATAACCGGATGCTGTCGGGCAAGGCGGTGGGCAAAGTGATCGTGAAGGTAGCACCCTGA
- a CDS encoding TonB-dependent receptor: MANTSFISIRSRRAIKAAALAATFLAAGTVHAEEAEEQQAAPSAGIEQITVTARKRVEDVQSVPLAVSAISGTALESRFVPDIRAVTKYIPNVQLGQVQYSGATLSASIRGISFADIERSFEPAVATSIDGIFLASNTGALVDMFDVESIEVLRGPQGTLFGRNTVGGIINVRRSRPTGELGAKLAVTAGSYGRNDYRGVFNAPVIQDVLALKVGIFSINSNSFTYDASTGKAEPGLDRLDVQASLLFTPTPEFEALVTYEHLRDRSHYPNPVNQSIPGELACDVGLCYSAHKDEYEGSGFRASFGGLPFYAPLDADNVTLNMQYKADNFTIASVTGYMKNKDSLDIDNIGDAIAPNTPFFHPVRKLHGDQFSQELRVDTDFGGMFDMVAGVYFFKSTYALDSQEVYVADGTRNPANLVDQFSAGQTVKSYAAFAETYWKVTPTTRITVGGRYTHETKDFHVTKPAPYTTPAYSCPDPTSAYAPCANPHLSFNRFTPRVSVDQQLADDVMLYASWSRGFRSGGWNGRPGSLAETIGPYDPETVDSYEAGLRTKFWDNRAIFNITVFQTDYRDKQEDQIRTNPLNPASTITFVENAGKARFQGVELEAQLRPVPEMNLFGSAGYLKAKYLEFLDQAGNDISATKQLRYAPEWNASIGGDYTFDLGGDNSLMFGTNLKYVGKYVTESSVDYSGLRRELIPAHTSIDGAITFTGAMNGLKQYKISAFINDAFNGGGRIVRSSYAGPFWFSDRIPNRTWGVELQVEF, translated from the coding sequence TTGGCCAATACATCATTCATCAGCATCCGATCGCGCCGCGCGATCAAGGCTGCGGCATTGGCTGCCACGTTCCTGGCTGCAGGCACCGTTCACGCTGAGGAGGCTGAAGAACAGCAGGCTGCGCCCAGCGCGGGCATCGAACAGATCACCGTCACCGCCCGCAAGCGCGTGGAAGACGTGCAAAGCGTGCCGCTGGCCGTGTCCGCCATCAGCGGCACCGCGCTGGAAAGCCGCTTCGTGCCCGATATCCGCGCGGTCACCAAATATATCCCCAACGTCCAGCTTGGTCAGGTCCAGTATTCGGGCGCTACGCTTTCCGCCTCAATCCGCGGTATCAGCTTTGCCGATATCGAACGCTCGTTCGAACCGGCCGTCGCCACGTCCATCGACGGCATCTTCCTGGCCTCGAACACCGGCGCGCTGGTCGATATGTTCGACGTGGAATCCATCGAAGTGCTGCGCGGCCCGCAAGGCACGCTGTTTGGCCGTAACACCGTGGGCGGCATCATCAACGTGCGGCGTTCGCGCCCCACGGGCGAACTGGGCGCAAAGCTGGCGGTAACCGCCGGTTCTTATGGCCGCAACGATTATCGCGGCGTGTTCAACGCGCCGGTCATTCAGGATGTGCTGGCGCTGAAAGTCGGCATTTTCTCGATCAATTCCAACAGCTTCACGTATGACGCCAGCACCGGAAAGGCTGAACCGGGCCTTGATCGCCTTGATGTTCAAGCCAGCCTGCTGTTCACGCCGACGCCCGAATTCGAAGCGCTGGTCACCTATGAACACCTGCGCGACCGTTCACACTATCCCAACCCGGTCAACCAGTCGATTCCAGGCGAACTGGCCTGCGACGTTGGCCTTTGCTACAGCGCGCACAAGGACGAATACGAAGGCAGCGGCTTCCGCGCATCGTTCGGCGGTCTGCCGTTCTATGCCCCGCTTGATGCCGATAACGTCACGCTCAACATGCAGTACAAGGCCGACAATTTCACGATTGCCTCGGTCACCGGCTACATGAAGAATAAGGACTCGCTGGATATCGACAATATCGGCGATGCGATTGCGCCGAACACGCCGTTCTTCCATCCTGTGCGCAAACTGCACGGCGATCAGTTCAGTCAGGAACTGCGTGTCGACACCGATTTCGGTGGCATGTTCGACATGGTTGCAGGCGTTTACTTCTTCAAATCGACCTATGCTCTCGACAGCCAGGAAGTTTATGTTGCCGATGGCACGCGCAACCCGGCCAATCTGGTTGACCAGTTCAGCGCGGGTCAGACGGTGAAGTCTTATGCCGCGTTTGCCGAAACCTATTGGAAGGTTACGCCCACCACCCGGATCACCGTGGGCGGCCGTTATACGCACGAAACCAAGGACTTCCACGTCACCAAGCCGGCGCCGTACACCACGCCAGCCTATTCCTGCCCCGATCCGACGTCGGCCTATGCGCCCTGCGCCAATCCGCACCTGTCGTTCAACCGCTTCACCCCGCGCGTTTCGGTTGACCAGCAGCTTGCCGATGACGTGATGCTCTATGCTTCATGGTCGCGCGGCTTCCGTTCGGGTGGCTGGAATGGCCGTCCCGGCTCGCTGGCCGAAACCATCGGACCATACGATCCCGAAACGGTCGACAGCTATGAAGCAGGTCTGCGCACGAAGTTCTGGGACAATCGCGCCATCTTCAACATCACGGTGTTCCAGACCGACTATCGTGACAAGCAGGAAGACCAGATCCGCACCAACCCGCTGAACCCGGCATCAACGATCACGTTCGTTGAAAACGCGGGCAAGGCGCGGTTCCAGGGCGTGGAACTCGAAGCCCAGCTTCGCCCGGTGCCCGAAATGAACCTGTTCGGCTCGGCAGGCTACCTCAAGGCCAAGTATCTGGAATTCCTCGATCAGGCTGGCAATGACATCAGCGCAACCAAGCAGTTGCGTTATGCGCCGGAATGGAACGCCAGCATCGGCGGTGATTACACCTTCGATCTGGGCGGCGACAATTCGCTGATGTTCGGCACCAACCTTAAGTATGTCGGCAAATACGTCACGGAATCGAGCGTGGATTATTCCGGCCTGCGCCGCGAACTGATCCCCGCGCACACCTCGATTGACGGCGCGATCACCTTTACCGGTGCGATGAACGGTTTGAAGCAATACAAGATTTCGGCCTTCATCAACGATGCCTTCAATGGCGGTGGCCGAATTGTCCGGTCGAGCTATGCCGGGCCGTTCTGGTTCAGCGACCGCATCCCGAACCGCACCTGGGGCGTGGAGCTTCAGGTAGAGTTCTGA
- a CDS encoding TonB-dependent receptor domain-containing protein — translation MGKTALLLFTAQIALVTPAYAEEGAAPEAGPKAAAETPAQPPKEIFSTGVAKGRDRLDSATSTSALRGDEIQKFGPRSLGDVLRAMAGLRVESGIGEGNNNFTVRGLPLAAGGSKYMQFQEDGLPVLEFGDLFNVGTDVYMRNDFNIAQIETIRGGSASTFASNSPGGLINIISRTGDVEGGSVQLSSGIDYDEKRVDFDYGGKLGESTRFHIGGFYRQGEGPRRIGFDGWRGGQVKFNITRDLAGGGYVRLYLKYLDDRSPTFAPYFVNITGTNDDPEYKNFAGFDLRKDSVLSPYLGPVVTLDQNNQLAALPIDTGQHAVSKSVGIETQFDVAGWTITEKARYAANGGDFSRAFPSNAGTVSAFAAGQAGTGATASYATGPLSGQAIPGGSLINGNGLLSLYFVSYVRARSLDNFTNDIRASKVWKLSGGNLTTTLGAYFATQKLETTWLHTAMDIDVNGDAGTAMVNIANAAGVNQTLNGYYSFGRASALFRRSFDVDYRVFAPYGSINYHFGKIAIGGSLRYDIGRVRGSLIGADLGGGRDGLIDYDINGDGIISTAETRVAYLPLTQPAPVNYNYGYLNYSAGVNYRVAEPFSVFARYSLGARANADKILFTPVVNNATGDVATRDKADKVHQLEGGLKFRKGGVTFNATAFHVTADDHNVLNGSANRTDRSYKADGLEMEGAWAHGPFNLALAATYTRAKITADRLDPALTGKEPRHQPSWTFSATPQVDLGKAIVGASVVGITKSYAQDSNLLVMPGFTVVNAFVQFRPTARIRMTLNANNLFDTMGIFEVNQASVPASGVGFARSINGRTLSGSLRFDF, via the coding sequence CCCCGCTTATGCAGAAGAGGGCGCAGCGCCTGAAGCCGGGCCAAAAGCGGCGGCAGAAACACCAGCGCAGCCGCCCAAGGAAATCTTCTCTACCGGCGTTGCCAAGGGGCGCGACCGGTTGGACAGCGCCACCTCCACCAGCGCGCTGCGAGGCGATGAAATCCAGAAATTCGGCCCGCGATCATTGGGCGACGTGCTGCGCGCCATGGCCGGTCTGCGCGTGGAATCGGGCATTGGTGAAGGCAACAACAACTTTACCGTGCGCGGGTTGCCGCTGGCTGCTGGCGGGTCGAAATACATGCAGTTTCAGGAAGATGGACTGCCAGTTCTGGAATTTGGCGACTTGTTCAATGTCGGCACCGACGTTTACATGCGCAACGATTTCAACATCGCCCAGATCGAAACCATCCGTGGCGGATCGGCATCGACCTTCGCATCCAATTCGCCCGGCGGGCTTATTAACATCATCTCTCGCACCGGCGATGTCGAAGGCGGATCGGTGCAGCTTTCCAGCGGCATCGATTACGATGAGAAGCGCGTGGATTTCGATTATGGCGGCAAGCTGGGGGAAAGCACGCGCTTCCACATCGGCGGATTTTATCGGCAGGGCGAGGGCCCGCGCCGCATCGGCTTTGATGGCTGGCGCGGCGGGCAGGTGAAGTTCAACATCACCCGCGATCTGGCAGGCGGCGGATACGTCCGGCTTTACCTGAAGTATCTGGATGACCGCTCGCCCACTTTCGCGCCCTATTTCGTCAACATCACCGGCACCAACGACGATCCGGAATACAAGAACTTCGCAGGCTTCGACTTGCGCAAGGATTCGGTGCTGTCACCCTATCTTGGCCCGGTCGTCACGCTGGACCAGAACAACCAGTTGGCCGCCCTGCCCATCGACACCGGGCAGCACGCGGTATCAAAGTCTGTCGGCATTGAAACGCAGTTCGACGTGGCCGGGTGGACGATTACCGAAAAAGCGCGCTATGCCGCCAATGGTGGTGATTTCAGCCGCGCTTTCCCGTCCAACGCCGGCACCGTGTCAGCCTTTGCCGCAGGGCAAGCCGGCACGGGCGCAACCGCCAGTTATGCCACTGGCCCGCTGTCCGGGCAGGCCATCCCCGGCGGCAGCCTGATTAACGGCAACGGCCTGTTATCGCTCTATTTCGTGTCCTATGTCCGCGCCCGCTCGCTCGACAATTTCACCAACGATATTCGCGCCTCCAAAGTGTGGAAGCTGTCAGGCGGCAACCTGACCACCACGCTGGGCGCCTATTTCGCCACGCAAAAGCTGGAAACAACCTGGCTGCACACCGCCATGGACATCGACGTCAACGGCGATGCCGGGACCGCCATGGTCAACATTGCCAATGCGGCGGGCGTCAACCAGACGCTCAACGGATACTATTCGTTCGGCCGTGCCAGCGCCCTGTTCCGCCGCAGCTTTGACGTCGATTACCGCGTTTTCGCGCCTTATGGGTCGATTAACTACCACTTCGGCAAGATCGCGATTGGCGGCAGCCTGCGCTATGACATTGGCCGGGTACGCGGATCGCTGATCGGCGCAGACCTTGGCGGCGGGCGCGACGGGTTGATCGACTACGACATCAACGGCGATGGCATTATCAGCACGGCCGAAACCCGCGTGGCCTATCTGCCACTTACCCAGCCTGCCCCGGTGAACTACAACTATGGCTATCTCAATTATTCGGCTGGCGTGAACTATCGCGTGGCCGAACCATTTTCGGTCTTTGCCCGCTACAGCCTTGGCGCGCGGGCAAATGCCGACAAGATCCTGTTCACGCCGGTCGTCAACAACGCCACCGGCGATGTCGCCACTCGCGACAAGGCCGACAAGGTTCACCAGCTTGAAGGCGGACTGAAATTCCGCAAGGGCGGCGTAACCTTCAATGCGACTGCATTCCATGTGACCGCCGACGATCATAACGTGCTGAACGGTTCGGCCAACCGCACCGACCGCAGTTACAAGGCCGACGGTCTGGAAATGGAAGGGGCGTGGGCACACGGCCCGTTCAACCTTGCGCTTGCCGCTACGTATACAAGGGCAAAGATCACCGCTGACCGGCTTGACCCTGCGCTGACCGGCAAGGAACCGCGCCACCAGCCAAGCTGGACCTTCAGCGCAACCCCGCAAGTGGATCTTGGCAAGGCGATTGTCGGGGCCAGCGTGGTGGGCATCACCAAAAGCTATGCGCAGGATTCCAACCTGCTGGTCATGCCCGGCTTCACCGTGGTCAACGCCTTCGTCCAGTTTCGCCCGACCGCACGTATTCGCATGACGCTGAATGCCAACAACCTGTTCGATACGATGGGCATTTTTGAAGTAAATCAGGCATCTGTCCCTGCCAGCGGGGTAGGCTTTGCCCGTTCCATCAACGGGCGCACTCTTTCAGGATCGCTGCGCTTCGACTTCTGA